GGGGCGAGGCATGCCTCGCCCGCTGCCAGTTGCAACGTCAAAGTTCGTCGAAGCGGGCCGGGCATGTCGCCGCGTGATGGCCTTCGGCCATCCGGGCGAGGCATGCCTCGCCCCTACGGGAACTTCGATCGCGAATACCGAGCAAGATCGTCAATCAGCATCAGCCGCTCGCGGCCCCCCGCACTCGCGCGCGGCGCTCGCCAACGAAACAGCCGGGGCCCTCGCGAGCCCCGGCTGTCGTCGTATCCGCCTGCTCCCGAAGACGATCAGCGGCTGGCGATCGGGTCGGGGTTGCCGTCGGGGTCGCACTTGGCGGAGCCGCTGGTGCGGATGCTCCCCAGCAGCAGGATCCCCGCCACGTGCGGCGCCGCCATCGAGGTGCCGCTCATGCTGGTGGTGCCGCCGCCCTTGCGGGTGGAGACGATGCTCACGCCCGGCGCGGCGTAGTCCACCGGCGGGTTCCCCCAGTTCGACCAGCTGGGCATGCAGTCGCTGCTGTTGATGGCCGAGATGGTGTAGACGTTCGCCGCGTTCAGGCGGGCCGGCGTCTCGTTCCCCGCGAAGTCGCCGCTGTTGCCGGCGGCCAGCGCGAACTTGATCCCCTTGCCGGCGGCGTCGCGCACCGCGTTCTCCAGGGTGGCGTTGGAGCCGATGCCGGTGAGGCTCATGTTGGCCACGTCGCCGTTGGCGCCGTGCGCGGCCACGTAGTTGACGCCGTTGACGATCCCCTCGTAGCTGCCGCTGCCGCTGTTGCCCAGCACGCGCACCGAGCAGACGTAGGCGTTGGCCGCCACGCCCACCACGTCGATGCCGTTGTTCTTCGCCGCGATGGTGCCGGCCACGTGCGTGCCGTGCCCGTTGCCGTCGGCGGGGCTGGTGCCCGCGAAGTAGGTGTGGCAGGCCTTGCTGGTGTTCAGGTCGGCGTGCGCCATGTCGATCCCGGTGTCCAGGATCCACGCCGTCTTCCCCGTGCCGTCGCCGGCGCCGCCCACGCGGGTGATCCCCCACGGCGTCACCTGGCCGCCGCTCCCGCCGCCGCCCGGCCGCGCCTGGATCTCGATCGGCCGGATGAGCTGCACGAAGCCGTCCCGCTCCACCAGCTTCACCCGCGGGTCGCTGGCGATGGCCGCGACGCGGTGCTCGGGGATGGCGGCCGAGAAGCCGCGCGCCGCGAACTCGCGGACGAAGCGCACCCCGAAGCCGTGCTCGCGGGCCAGCTCGCCGGCCGTGCCGGCCACGTCGGCCACGTTGTCCTGGAAGGTGACCAGGTAGATCGGCGCGTTCTCGGAGCGGGCGGCCAGCGGGCCGCCGGGCGCGGCCACGGGGGTGCCGCCTTCGCAGGCGGCCAGGCCGACGGCCGCGGCGAGCGCGGCGAGCGGGATGGAGCGGCGCATGGACGTTCTCCTCCTCTGCGGTGTCGCCGTGCGGCAGGGAGACGGGATGCCCGGGCCCCGCGCGGGGGTGCACCGGTGCCGCTCGCTGCCGCGGGAACGCCCGCCGCGTGCGGCAACCGCGGTGCCCGCGCGCCGTCTTTTCGCAACAGGAAGCGGTCAAAACACTTGGCACTTTCCGGGGCGCCGGGGGCCGCGCACCCGGCTGCACCAGAACGGTGCGGGCGGTAACGAGATGATGCACGCCGCGCGGCTTCCTCGCCGGTTGCGGCCCGCAGCTTGCCGCTCCCCGGGCCGACGCCTCCGACCCAGACCCGCCGTGGACCACGCCGCCCCCGCCCCCGAGCCGCTCGCCGCCGAGCAGCCCGCCCCGCCGCCGCGCTGGGGCGCGCTGCGCCGGTGGCTGCCGCCGCTGATGGGGCTCGCCCTGTTCGCGGCGGGGATCGCGGTGCTGCACGCGGACCTGCGCCAGGTGAGCTACGCCGAGGTGCGCTCGACGCTCCGCACCCTGCACCCGTCCGCGCTCCTCCTGGCGGCGCTCTTCACCGCGCTCAACTTCGCGGTGCTGGTCGGATTCGACTGGCTGGCCTTCCGCTACATCGGGCGGCGGGCGGCGGCGTGGCGGGTGGCGGTGGTCTCGTTCACCGGCTACGCCATCAGCAACGCCGTGGGGTGGGCGCTCGTCTCCGGCACCAGCGTGCGCTACCGCTTCTACTCGCGCTGGGGGCTCACCGCGGGCGAGATCTCGCGCATCATCGTCTTCTACTCGGCCTCGTTCTGGCTCGGCCTCCTGGTCCTGGGCGGCTACGGGCTGGCGTTCGACCCCCACCCGGGGATGGCGGAGCTGGCCGGCGGCACGGCGGTGAGGCTCCTGGGCGCGCTCCTGCTGGCGCTGGCCCTCGCCTACGCGGCGCTCGTGCTGATCCGCCGCAAGCCGGTCCGCGCCGGCCCCGTGGAGCTGCCGCTGCCGCCCGCGTGCACGGTCTTCCTCCAGTACCTGCTCTCGACGGTGGACTGGGCGCTGGCCGGGGCGGTGCTCTACGCGCTGCTGCCGGAGACGGGGCTCACCTTCCCGGAGCTGCTCTCGGCGTTCCTGGCGGCGCAGCTCGTCGGGCTGGTGAGCCACGTCCCGGGCGGGGTGGGCGTCTTCGAGGGGACGATGGCGTTCCTGCTGCGGGGGCACCTGGCGCCGGAGCAGCTGGTCTCCTCGCTGCTCCTCTACCGCCTGGTCTACTACGTGGCCCCGCTGGCCCTGGCGCTCGCCATCCTAGTGGCCGACGAGGTGCGGCTCCGGCGGCACGTGCTGGCGCGCTGGGGGAGCGCGTTCGGGGCGCTCACCGGGCAGGTGACGCCCAAGGTGCTGGCCGTCTTCACCTTCCTGGCCGGCGTCGTCCTCCTGGTGTCGGGCGCCACCCCGGCCGAGCGCGAGCGGATGCAGGTGCTCGACCGCTTCCTCCCGCTGGTGGTGCTGGAGGCGTCGCACTTCCTGGGGAGCGTGGCCGGGGTGGGGCTGCTCTTCATCTCCAACGGCGTCTTCCGGCGGCTCGACATCGCCTGGTACATGGCGGTGGGGACGCTCGTGGCGGGGATCGCGGCGTCGCTGCTGAAGGGGGCGGACTACGAGGAGGCGGCGTTCCTGGCCGTCGTCCTGGGCGGGCTGGTGGTGAGCGGCCCGGCGTTCGACCGGCGGGCGCGCTTCTGGGCGGCGCGCTTCTCGGTGGGGTGGCTGCTGGCGGTGGTGGCCGTGGTGGGCGCGTCGATCTGGCTGGGGACGTTCGCCTTCAGCCACGTGGAGTACTCGAGCGACCTGTGGTGGCGCTTCGCGCTCAACCAGGACGCGCCCCGCACCCTGCGCGCGTCGGTGGGGGCCACGGTGGCGATCCTGGTGTTCGGGGTCCTGCGCCTGATGCGTCCCGCGCCGCCCGACGAGGTGCAGCCGACCGACGGGGAGCTGGAGGAGGCGGGGCGGCTCCTGGCCAGCCAGTCCTCCACGCCGCCGTACCTGGTGTACCTGCGCGACAAGGCGCTCCTCTTCAACCCCGAGCGCACGGCGTGCCTGATGTACGCGGTGCAGGGGAAGACGTGGGTCGTCTACGGCGACCCGCTGGGCGACCCCGCGGCCACCCCCGGGCTCATCCGCCAGTTCTTCGGCCGCTGCGACGACTTCGGCGCGATCCCCGTCTTCTACCAGGTGCCCAAGGAGAGCCTGCACCGCTACGCCGACTTCGGGCTCACCTTCGTGAAGCTGGGCGAGGAGGCGTGGGTGCCGCTGGACGCCTTCTCGCTGGACGGGGCGGAGAACAAGCCCTTCCGGCTGGTGCTGAACCGCTTCGCGCGCAGCGGGATGACGTTCCGCGTGGCGCCGCCCGGGGAGGTGCCGGCGCTGCTGGCGCGCGCGCGCGAGGTGTCGGACGACTGGCTGCGCGGCAAGGCGGCGGGCGAGAAGGGGTTCTCGCTGGGGTTCTTCGCCGAGGACTACCTGCGGCGCTTCCCGATGGCGCTGGTGGAGGACGGGGACCGGCTGGTGGCGTTCGCCACGGTGTGGCCGGGGCCGGACGGGACGGAGCTCTCGGTGGACCTGATGCGCTACCGCTCCGACGCGCCGAAGAACGTGATGGAGGTGCTCCTGCTGCAGCTGATGCTGTGGGGGAAGGAGCGCGGCTTCCGGCGCTTCAACCTGGGGATGGCGCCGCTGTCGGGGCTGGAGATGTCGGCGCTGGCGCCGGTGTGGACGCGGGTGGGGAGCTGGCTCTTCGAGCGGGGGGGCGCGCTCTACAACTTCCAGGGACTCCGGACCTACAAGGAGAAGTTCCACCCCGTGTGGGAGCCGCGCTACCTGGCCTACCCCGGCGGCCTGAACCTGCCGCGCATCATGGCCGACGTGTCGGCGCTGATCGCGGGCGGGTACCGGCGGATTTTCAGGAGATGACCGACGAGTGCGAAGTGCGAAGTGCGAGTGCGAAAGTGCGAAAGTGCGAAAGTGCGAGAGTGATCGGATGAGCGCGTGAGACAGGCTCGGGCCGAACGAGGGACCCGCGATCCGCATCGGCGTCATCCCGAGGGGCGCGGTAGCGACCCGAGGGATCTACTCGCCGCCGCGCGTGGGTTGCTCCCGGCGCGAGAGCTTGCTCGCCACCGATCCGTCACCCGGCGCGGACGCGGGTTCGTCGCGAGGCGGCTCGGGGGCGCCGCGGCGGCGGCGGCGCTGTCCGTGGCGACGGGGTGCAGCAGCGTGCGCGTCCCCCTGGTGCCGGGGGACTCCGCGGCGCCGGTGCGCTCGCTGCCGGTGCGCGAGATGCCGGCGCGGCGCGGGGCGGGCGAGGGGGCGGTGTTCGCCGTCGTGCTCACGGGCGACGGGCCGGTGCGCGGGCTGGGCGACCGGCTGGGGCGGGAGCTGGCGCGGGAGGGCTTCCCCGCGGCGGTGTGGAGCAGCCTGCGCTACTACTGGAGCCCGAAGACGCCGGAGGAGGGCGCGGCGGACCTGGACCGGCTGATCCGCCACTACGCGCGGGTCTGGGGGAAGGCGCGCGTGGTGCTGGTGGGGTACTCGATGGGCGCCGACGTGCTCCCCTTCCTGGTCAACCGCCTCCCGCCCGACACGCGCGCGCGGGTGGCCGGCGTGGCCCTGCTGGCGCTGGCGGGCGACGCGGTGTTCCAGTTCCGCGTGGAGCAGTGGTGGGGCCCCACCAGCGCGCCGACGCTGCCCACGTGTCCCGAGCTGGAGGGCCTCGCGGGCCTCCACGTGCTCTGCGTCTACGGCCGCGGCGACCCGATGACGGTCTGCCCGGCGCTGCGCGGCACCCCGGTGACCGTGGTCGAGCTGAGGGGCGGCCACCACTTCACCGCGGACCACCGGCGCCTGGAGCACGTCGTCGTCCGCCTGGCGCGCGAGGCGGAGGCGGCGGGCGGCCCCGAGCGCGATCCCACGCTCCCGTAGGGGCGAGGCCTGCCTAAGGCCTGCCTCGCCCGTTTCGGGCGGCGAAGCCGCCGGGAGGCCCCCTCCCCCGCGCGACTGACAAGGTGGAGCGAGACGCGGTTGAAGCCTCGCGGGATTCGCGAGGCTTTCCGTGGTTCCAGCGGGTGTCTTCAGGCACCCGCGCGTCGGGCGGCCGCGATGGGACCGGGGGGCGCACGAAGCTTGCATTGCCCGCGGGCGCTGTGTGCCCTCGGGGTGATCGTACAAATCTTCAGAACCGGGAGGACCCATGCGGAAGGTGCTGATCCTGGCCGCCGCGCTCGTGCTGTGCGCGGGGCCCGCTCTCGCCCAGCAGCAGGCGGACGCCGCGGCCACGCCCGCCCAGGTGGCCGTGAAGGCCGCGCAGGCGCCGGTGGCCGACGCGCCCACGCAGCCGGTGCCGCAGCCGTCGCTGTTCCTCACCACGGAGCAGATCCGGCAGCAGGTGCAGGCCGCCCAGGCGGAGCGCGAGGGGCGCGAGGCGCAGCTCGGCAGCACGAGCTGGTGGTACCTGGTCGCCGCCATCGCGATCGGCGTCATCGTCGCCCTGCTGATCCTCGACTGAAGCACGCGGGAGGCCCCGCCGGTGCCCGGGCCCGGCGGGGGCCTTTCGCGTCTGCCTCGTCTTCTGCCCCGGGCCCGTCCGCTCAGCGCGGGCGGATCGTCTGCCCCTTCACCGGCTCGCCGCGCTCGACGGGGCGGCCGTCGGCCACGTAGCCGGTGAACTGGGCGGGGAGGCCTTCGCCGCGCCCGAACTCGCCCGCGTTCTGCAGGTGGTAGTGCAGGTGCGGCTCGCTGGTGTTGCCGCTGTTGCCGCACTCGCCCAGCTTCCGCCCCGCCTCGACCCGCTCTCCCGCCCGCACGGCCACGCTCCCCCGCTTCAAGTGCGCCAGCAGCGAGAACTCGCCGCCTCCGTGGTCCAGGATCACGTGGTTCCCCGCCGGGTGCGCGCGGTCCATCCGCCCCGGC
This window of the Longimicrobium sp. genome carries:
- a CDS encoding S8 family serine peptidase, with protein sequence MRRSIPLAALAAAVGLAACEGGTPVAAPGGPLAARSENAPIYLVTFQDNVADVAGTAGELAREHGFGVRFVREFAARGFSAAIPEHRVAAIASDPRVKLVERDGFVQLIRPIEIQARPGGGGSGGQVTPWGITRVGGAGDGTGKTAWILDTGIDMAHADLNTSKACHTYFAGTSPADGNGHGTHVAGTIAAKNNGIDVVGVAANAYVCSVRVLGNSGSGSYEGIVNGVNYVAAHGANGDVANMSLTGIGSNATLENAVRDAAGKGIKFALAAGNSGDFAGNETPARLNAANVYTISAINSSDCMPSWSNWGNPPVDYAAPGVSIVSTRKGGGTTSMSGTSMAAPHVAGILLLGSIRTSGSAKCDPDGNPDPIASR
- the mprF gene encoding bifunctional lysylphosphatidylglycerol flippase/synthetase MprF — translated: MDHAAPAPEPLAAEQPAPPPRWGALRRWLPPLMGLALFAAGIAVLHADLRQVSYAEVRSTLRTLHPSALLLAALFTALNFAVLVGFDWLAFRYIGRRAAAWRVAVVSFTGYAISNAVGWALVSGTSVRYRFYSRWGLTAGEISRIIVFYSASFWLGLLVLGGYGLAFDPHPGMAELAGGTAVRLLGALLLALALAYAALVLIRRKPVRAGPVELPLPPACTVFLQYLLSTVDWALAGAVLYALLPETGLTFPELLSAFLAAQLVGLVSHVPGGVGVFEGTMAFLLRGHLAPEQLVSSLLLYRLVYYVAPLALALAILVADEVRLRRHVLARWGSAFGALTGQVTPKVLAVFTFLAGVVLLVSGATPAERERMQVLDRFLPLVVLEASHFLGSVAGVGLLFISNGVFRRLDIAWYMAVGTLVAGIAASLLKGADYEEAAFLAVVLGGLVVSGPAFDRRARFWAARFSVGWLLAVVAVVGASIWLGTFAFSHVEYSSDLWWRFALNQDAPRTLRASVGATVAILVFGVLRLMRPAPPDEVQPTDGELEEAGRLLASQSSTPPYLVYLRDKALLFNPERTACLMYAVQGKTWVVYGDPLGDPAATPGLIRQFFGRCDDFGAIPVFYQVPKESLHRYADFGLTFVKLGEEAWVPLDAFSLDGAENKPFRLVLNRFARSGMTFRVAPPGEVPALLARAREVSDDWLRGKAAGEKGFSLGFFAEDYLRRFPMALVEDGDRLVAFATVWPGPDGTELSVDLMRYRSDAPKNVMEVLLLQLMLWGKERGFRRFNLGMAPLSGLEMSALAPVWTRVGSWLFERGGALYNFQGLRTYKEKFHPVWEPRYLAYPGGLNLPRIMADVSALIAGGYRRIFRR
- a CDS encoding AcvB/VirJ family lysyl-phosphatidylglycerol hydrolase, with the protein product MATGCSSVRVPLVPGDSAAPVRSLPVREMPARRGAGEGAVFAVVLTGDGPVRGLGDRLGRELAREGFPAAVWSSLRYYWSPKTPEEGAADLDRLIRHYARVWGKARVVLVGYSMGADVLPFLVNRLPPDTRARVAGVALLALAGDAVFQFRVEQWWGPTSAPTLPTCPELEGLAGLHVLCVYGRGDPMTVCPALRGTPVTVVELRGGHHFTADHRRLEHVVVRLAREAEAAGGPERDPTLP